DNA from Labrus bergylta chromosome 3, fLabBer1.1, whole genome shotgun sequence:
GTTTTAAGTAGGCTAGTTTACTACCAGCTGATTGGGTGATTGTTaaagtgtctttgttgttgttgtttttaataactTAATTTTGTCTCATGGTGTGTGCAGCGGTGGTATCAGTGGATGGCCAGCCAGTGAAACTACAACTTTGTGACACAGCTGGACAGgtcaggaacacacacacacacacacacacacacacagacacacagacacacacagacacacacacacacacagacacacacacacacacacacacacacacacacacacagacacacacacacacacacacacacacagacacacacacacacacacacacacacacagacacacacacacacagacacacacacacacacagacacagacacacacacacacacacacacacacacacacacacacacacacacacacacacacacacacacacacacacagacacacagacacacacacacacacacacacacacacacacacacagcagtattTCCTGCTGTTGTCTCAGTTGGAACAATCCCTGTAAAGAGGCTTCCTTCTTTGTGGCTGCTCTTATTTGTGGAAGAGTGggcagacaacaaaaacaaacaaatcaatgtcCCTGGTTGGAATTGAACCTGGGTTCTGTGGTCGTAAGCTATCTTTCTGAACCACAAGGCCACCAGGGTCTCTGAAAAAAACTGTTCAACTAGATACTTACAACAAATATCCAAGTGTTCTCTAATAGAAACTCATTGTTTGATATAACAGCAGATTGATAGTCTAGTTTGACCAAAACAAGTAGCCAATGTTTCATTGATAATTGGTAGCCTACATAGTTTAGGATTTGTCAGTTGAATATCAGTGTCAGCCTAGGTGGCCTCAGTCTGTGTCCAGGAAACGGTCTGGTTATCCCTTCCTCGGAAAGATGTAGCACTCAGGAAGTGATGCATTTTATTCCTCTGTTttagctgcagcagctgtttgtgttgaaaACTACAAGAGTATCTGTCCACTTAAAATGAGCTTCACTGATTAGATAGAGCTGACGAAGTCATTCTTCCCATTAAGCCTATTAGATTCACTGTTATCGTACGTATTTGTATAATCTGCTCCAACACATTGTTTGTTGTTATCAGTGTGTTtgaagaaattaaaacaaaatgaggATTGCAGGCAGAGGAAGGATAAACTGTGATTATGGGAAGATCATCTGTCATCATGAAACGTTCTCACAGTAACTCCAGTTAATGTGTTGAGATACAAAGAGTGCCCAAAGCTTCTGCATTAATTACACCTCTGTTCTTAAAAGTGTTATTGTGCTTGTTTTTAAACTATTGCACTTGCTTCATGTTTTCTCTGACTGTCTATCTTTTCAGGATGAGTTTGACAAGCTGCGTCCTCTGTGCTACACCAGTGCAGACGTGTTCCTGCTTTGTTTCAGTGTTGTCAGTCCAGCATCCTTCCAGAACGTTCCTGAGAAGTGGATCCCAGAGATCAGAGGACATGCCCCGTTTGCTCCGCTCGTCCTTGTTGGGACTCAGTGTGACCTTCGAGAGGACGTCAAGGTGGAGTAAATGTAGACCGTGCAGCATTTAACATACACACCGCCTACTATATGATCAACGTCTTTTTCTCTCATGCTTTCACCCTCATTTTTTAGTTTTAACAAATGTTTTAGCTATGATGCAGGTATTAAACATATTACtttactgtaaaaataaatacaattactTATTTTGTTAAAAGTGAACCTTTGGAATAAAATAATCTGTTTCTCCAAATGATGTTGGAGATAATTAAtggttcaaagaaaaaaataacaagacacctgaaacaaagatgaagaaacaCCTGAAATCAACACCTTTAtcaattgaaaatgaaaaaaacaacaaggcattAATTTTGGaaaatacaattctacaattcacttaacaTACGCTTTTATGTAAAGCTACATACAGACAAGTACAgacgaacagctttaagtctgatcagacaaaggtgctgacaggcaccgaggcaaagcacaacattcaCAGCTGTTCTTAAGAGTTCAGTATCAAAACCATTCTTaatatcatcattatcaaacaaaatcatcatcctcatcatcaaatCATCATCGTCATTATCAATATCATGAAGTGCATAGGTGTTCATGGAAGatctgggtctttagctttttcttaaaggtgatCGACTCCACCGAAGGGGGACaaaggagaagagtctagttagagacttaagGCCCTGTTGCGAAATCGATAAACAACACTCCCGGCATTAACTAATGGCTTCAAGTATTCATGGTGTACACGTGATGCGTCAAATGATTTTGGCAATCAACCTTTTTCACAAGAGACTTTTGAACTTGTCAAAACAGGAAAAGCACTACCACTAAATACTGTTAGTGACTGATGTATTCAATCGGTATGACTTTTTTATAGTGTAGCCCTTTTACAATGAATTTGCTTATTTATGTATATTGTTGTGGATATACTGTTTCCCAAAAATATTGATGCTTTGCTTTAAGGTTAGGTTTACCTATATGTTTCATTGCGTATTTCATGTTAATTCTGGTTTTAAAATTATACAATTCTTTGTATGgtgctttttaaatgtctgaaacTGTTAAATGACCATTGGTTAAACCCTTGGTTCTTTACTGACATTTAGGAATTCCCAGTAACAAGATTTTCACAGATACAAATGAACTCAGTGTTGCCCTCTCTCTAGGTTCTCATCGACCTGGCTAAGTACCGGGAACGTCCTGTGGACCCAGCAGAGGCTAAAGACTGTGCGCTGGAGATTGGAGCTGTGGCCTACATGGAATGCTCTTCCCTGACCCAGAAAAATTTGAAAGAAGTGTTTGACACGGCCATACTGGCCAGTCTGCAGAACTGCAGCTCCCATAAGCACCcaagaggaaaacagaaaagacggaaaaagaaaaggcagacgGCGGACAAGATGAAGAGTCTGTCAAAGCCATGGTGGAAGAGGTACTGCTGTGTGGCCTAGGGCAGACCTTTCAGGTTACTTTGTCCTGCTCTGGATTGAGATGGATTCTGGTTCTGTCTGAACTCACGCTCAGTTGGTGTTTTGGTCTTGTGGAGCCTCATGAACCATTGGACTGCTGCTTAGAACTAAAGCAAGACTGTcacagattttaaatatttttatttttctaatcgTGAGGGCTTCTTGTCTTATCATGGATAAGATGAACTTCTCAGACAAGCCTGCTTCTAGCATGCCCTGAAAACATTGCAGTGATGCAGATGTTATCCAGGTTTGAAAGACCCCCTCTTTGAAGGAGGCAGAACTTTCCATAAACTGGCAGGAGACCCTTTAAATGTCACGTAGACCGTCCAGATTTAAACAAGAACAGAAGTATagattttctctcctctgcctgACACACAAATGGAATAATGTTTAGTCTGGTGATCTGGTGACACCCTGTTCCAACCTCGTATGGATTTATGTGGTCTATTATGTAACTCGGAGGGGgcctgactctctgcagactgtgcGTGACCTGTATGAGTCCAACTTGTTTTAAACGTTGGTCGGATTTCTAACACTCAAGATAAGAAAGAACTGGAAGCTGAAACAGAGTGTCTTTCAGACCAAACTTTGTCCTCATACCAAGAAAAACTTTTGTTGGATTTTCTGAGTCGTAGGCGATCACAAAATATGATTTCAGCGAATTAGTCAACAAATCCTGCTCATTTTTGATTTTAGAACCTTTATAACTTCAATGATTGTTTTTCTAACCAAATAACGGACCGTATTATTCAGCCAATAATTGCATCACGTTCATATCCAGGTTGAATAAGTGACAGTGAATAAGTTTGATAAGGCTGAGACTTCAGGGTAAGTGGACATAAGCAGCATGATGTAGCCCATTGGTTTATGGAATAAGACAGCTAAAGAAAGacaagagagagtgggagatgaCATGTAGCAAAGGGCCAAAGTTAGATTACAACTCATGGCCGCTGTGAAGAGGATATAAGCCCGGATATAAGACGTTACAGCAAGGCTATAAAATGCCCCCAAAATCCTTTTTTGTACTACATGTTTTGCTACATGTTGCTGACATTTTAAGATGGGGTTTTTATGGGACTTCTGGGTCTTTTGGAGCCagactcaagtggacactcaaagaactgcagttttttttgcacttccgcattggcttcacttttcaacaccagaggtttccACCTATTAGCAAGATGCTATCTGTAACCGAAGTCAACATGTTACACATTTTGAATCCAATTTCTGCTTGAAAAGAAACAGGCTTTAAACAAATTGTTCAtatcagaaaaataaactttttttttaaaactgaatgCTCAATAAGACATTTTATTCAGGTCGCCATTATAGCCAGTTCTTAATATAGGTAGTCCTGCCCAAGAGAATAGCCAACTTTACTCTTGAGTTTACTCAGAATAGGGCCATAATTTACACAATGAACATCAAGCTGAattgaagaaaataagaaactaGTGTTGAGACCGTCAACTCAATAGGAAAAAATCACGTTAGCAATAAATCCAATGAGACATCTATAGaggatttttcattttcatttttaatttttaattttgtaaCCAGGGAAGTCACCCTCCTCATTTGAATGAATTAgctttttcttcacttttcaaATTTGGAGGAAATgtcaaattatattttttatacagcattctgtaaaaaaagaaaaagaaaaaagaagccttGTAAACGACACCTCTAAAGTGATAAACTAAGAATACCGAAACACAGATATCAGTACTACAAAAGAGTCGGaacaattaaacacacaaagaccATCTGAGATTGCAGATGATAAAACCTCAAACATTGTTCTGCCATAAGCAACGTAATTAACTGTATGTTAATGCCAGTTTCATCCTCCTCATTTATCATTCTTTACAACACAGGATTTATTGCACAGCATTTCCATGCAATGTTATTGAAGGACTTTCTGGTTAGCGTCATATAAATATTTAGTGAAATGAATATGAAATATTGTGTTTCTTCCTACGCATCCCTTCACACAGATCTTCTGTTTTATTACTGCAACAACCATTGATCATTGTACAAATCTGGGTCAGCAGAGTGGTCTTTCATCAATAGATTAAGCAGAAATGAGAATGCAAACCAACACACTGTGGAGCCCTCAGTTGCCACACCTTCCTTTGtacattgtttttcttaaacaaGAACAAACCCAAATAATTGACAACTCTTTATCTGCAGTTCCTCTGTCTGAACGGCTCTTTGTATGAGAGTCCCTGAAGGAGAAGGGTTGTCTTGTCGCAAGGGTTGCAACAAGAAGCAGTCCAGTGGATTCAAAGATCTGCCATCACATCATGTAGACACAGCAAAGCTATTTGTACCAattagaaataaacacaaaattcatttttgatttgtttgctcTGGGACAAtcttaacttttaaaaaaaaaaagtttttaattttttgaggGTGAAACGCCTTGGAGACACAGATGCAGTACACCCAGGgctaaaaactttaaaatgaattgaGTCTACTCAAAAACCTTTTAAATTTAGCAAATCTGATGttcttttcagatttttttcctgactacaaacacatttttctggcATGTGGTTTAAAATCAGTTCTCTCCTTGATGTGCAACTGAGTGAGAAGTGGTGCACCTTGAAActctttgaaaaagaaaatgttttaattatctttaattcaaagaaaatgtgtcagtcATGTTTAACAACTACAAATTACAATCAACTAAAACTTATACTATCAACAACATTTCCCTTTGGTTCCTACAATGTACCAAAACAGACctgctgatttttctttttctgagaaCGAAGAGAAATGTCCACCTTCACTTCAGTCCTGAGTTTGAGACTTTGACTCCTGACTTGAGGATTACTGGAGCTGTTTGGTAGTTTGCGCTAAGGATGTTTCCCCTTTGTGTCAGTGGGTTCACAGTGTCTATGCATTGTTTCTTGCTGAGGAAAAGGCTTAAATATGTTGCTTATCTTATTGTTTGTGTGCACTCTGAGCTCATGGTGGACTTAAGTAGGGTAAAGTTCATGCAGACCTTTATGATAGCTGCATTTCCCTTGCAGGTTTTACCATCATtatctgtttacatgtttcatttATGGGGAGAATAGAAATactttctttgtagttttttttgcaTACATTTAACTAGCATGTGTAGCCTGAGCTTGTATAGCGAAAACAAAAGTAGTTTACAAGAGATACAGCTTTGCAAACTTTACTATACACAGCAATATTTTGAGCTAAACACTAACATCAGTATAATTGTATCATCTATACTTCTTATCATGTTGGCAGTCGTAGGCTGAAGTCAGTCCCAGCTGTTAAGGAGCTGGAGTTGGGCTACATGCTAGACAGGTCAACCCAGTGTGTTAGTCACAATTCAACCCAACAGCCATGTCTTGGGGCTGTAGGAGGAAACCAGAGTACAAGTATGGAGTAAaaaacccacgcatgcacagggaggacatgcaaactccacacagaaaggctcctTTGTCCGGCCAGAACTCAAACCAGGACCCTTCTTTCTGAGAGGCagcagcactaaccactgccccacagTGCAGCCCCTATCATCagtattgtattatttattcaatTAGTTGATGTGTGCAATTAGCTTCAGGCTAATTTTCATTTGCAGTTTCCTGGCAGGTCACATACACAATTTAAACAATGGAAGtttgtataaaatgttttaatgaaatcaAATTGTCGATGAATTTCACCAGTCACACAAATGTGATCCTCAAGTTGGTGCCAGAAAAACTCAGGTTATCATCAGGGTCATTGGGATACATCATCAAGGAAAGGGTAACATTTGTGtcaattttttttgttagttATTGTGATGGCTGTTGACATAATTCAAAGTATAAGTGAAAAACCAGAACCTTTTGTTTAGTGATGGGTCATTAAGGTAAGTGAGCATAAATTAATTCAAATCCTGATAAATCCATAcatgaagaaatgaaaagtcAGTCAGATGTTTTTCTGCTCTGCCAGTCACTAAATTACACATAGTTTAACATTCctttacaaaatgaatgatgaactGATATACAGCAGAATAAATACAGGACTTGGTGTTTGCGTCCTACACCAGAAGTGAACCACTGCAATACAAAAACATTAGGCCATCAAACAGAAACCTGTTACTGTGGGTACATTTCCTCAGTTTGGTTTAAATGACGCTCTAATGACATGCAATAAACACACTTTTGAAAATTATTAAACAATGACAATCTCTGGTCACAAAATCTGCAGTTCACCAGAGTGCAGGACCATGTGTTGTGTCAGAATACTCCTCTCTGTAAAACTTTGACCACactcagagaaaataaatgattctacataggggtgggacaaaatatcaatacagcAATCGTTGTATCGTTGCCCTGATTCGTGTGAAACAATAATTGAATTGCTGGTGCCAtatatcaatatttaaaaaattgaaCACTCAAAATACAGATTTCCCTAAATTCGACTCACTGCTTTATGCATTCATGACTCTTCTTGTTGGCACTTATTTAACTGATCAAAATGATTCTTTGGTCAAACACTCCAGTTGTTAAGTGTCTCCCTTCAGTGATGTGCCATGTGAAGTGTCACATAAGACTTTTGATTGAATCTTGCACCCCAATGAGAGCAGCTAGATCTTCTTTCTGTGTATGAAATAATGTGTGTTGGAGTTCTTTGTCTGAATCTGTTGCtgcactcagagcagctgacgGATTTCTCTTCTGTATGAACTAAAATATCTGTGGTTAGATTTCCTTTGAGCTTAAATCTTAGCCACAACTAAAACAACGGAATGGtgtctctcctgtatgaactctCCTgaggctgaaaaagaaaacctttttgTGGGAAAGTTTTACCGCACTCAGAGCAGCATGTCTGTTtctcctgtgtctctcctctgtGGGCTAACAGGTGTTTGGtcagtctttcttttcttcc
Protein-coding regions in this window:
- the rhoua gene encoding ras homolog family member Ua — its product is MSPSSPFQMPPRGDGGYKPAPVSPAPPVPPRRVRSRDRGSGRTRRSGTGAGAGAAERRVKCVLVGDGAVGKTSLVVSYTTNGYPTEYVPTAFDNFSAVVSVDGQPVKLQLCDTAGQDEFDKLRPLCYTSADVFLLCFSVVSPASFQNVPEKWIPEIRGHAPFAPLVLVGTQCDLREDVKVLIDLAKYRERPVDPAEAKDCALEIGAVAYMECSSLTQKNLKEVFDTAILASLQNCSSHKHPRGKQKRRKKKRQTADKMKSLSKPWWKRYCCVA